Genomic DNA from Setaria italica strain Yugu1 chromosome V, Setaria_italica_v2.0, whole genome shotgun sequence:
GGGATTGTAATCATACTAATCACAAGTAACTACACTGTTAGCTTGGAATAGCATGCTAAGGACTAGTAAGAAATATACgagtacaacaaaaaaaaattgcccaAGAAAGTTGGGGTAAGGTTACAAAAGAAACACACAAATTTCAGATCATAGTGTATCCCGAAGTTTATTTATTAACAAAGTTAAGCTAAATGGTTGTATGCTTTGAAGGATACATAAAATGTGGAAttatccaaaaatatgtaaTATGCAGGTTGAGATGTATAGAGCATGAACAAGACAAGATTATAAGACATTGTCTGCCATCCTAGAACATCATAGTACGTCAAGGTTGACTGGCTCTGGCAGTGATAATTAGCACACAAGCCCTGTGAGATTTAAAGCTTCAGAAGTGCTAAGAAAACTGTGCAGCTATTGCAGATAAATTTATCTCAGATTCCGCTCAACACAAACCAAAGTTTGTTGGGACAAGTGGCACTGAACTGAAAACTTTTGTACCACTACCATCTTATATCTTGTTGTACCTTTGATGCTAACTCCTGAACCATCTGTTGCAAATTTGACATCTTTTTGGTATACTCAGAGAGCTTCAACTCTAGTTCTGCTATGTCCGGCCTGCAAAATAATTCAACTAAGATATAGAATACATGAGGTGGTTTTAACAATTTTGTTATGTGGGGGCCACAGGGTGGCAATAAAGATACAGACTAGTGGAGCAATTCTGAGTATGTTTGGAATCTAAAGCACCTAAATGATACATGTGGCAAGAACATAAATTGGGAACACTTACAAAGGGTAAATTGATTGTATTTGAACATCTGCAGGGAAAAGCTTGCACTCCTCTGAAAAAATCTGGGCTTGCTTCTCAGCAATTGAATCTACGAGTTGCACATCCTTTGCCAATTGCTCATCAACACTACAATAGTGAAATTTGTTATGTACTTCATGTTAAGTGCCCTCACATGCAAATTAACACAATAAGTTTCTGTGTAAAAGATTCCATTTGGCATCAAATCACAATGTTAGAAAAAAATACCAAAAACTGCCCATGATTTATGTATAGTATATCCTGTACAATTATCAATCATCATAGTAGGTACATTTCATTTTGGATACAAATAGTTGTGTGTAAACTCAACCTCCATTCTGGATTGTCAGCATAGCAACTAGCTTCCACTAGATCGACAATGAGACGGAGCAGTTCCACGCGCTCCTCATAGCTGCCTCTACCCTGCAATGACGACAATTATGAACCCACGAAAGATGACACAACATGCATCTCAGTTTGCAATAGTGACATACTAGACATATTTGCATAACAATAACAGCATAAATCCAGCAAATGTAACACATAACACTAATAGGGTCAGCCATTTCTCTCACCTGAATCGCTTCGGTGTCCACAGAAGGTGTGATGCCCAGGAAGTTAGCTATCTCCGCCAGGTCTGCACAACCCCAAGCCACCGTCAGCAGTCAGCACCACGCACGATCCCAGGAATGGAAAGCATTTTAGCCTATGAAGCCAAAAACTTACGCTGTATTCTGTTGTTCTCCTCGTCGCGGTCCAGGCTATCCCCCTGCCAGTTCTGCTGCGTGAACGGCGATCTGTCGCCTAGGAGCCTCCGGAACGCACATCAAATGAGCCAACCCTCAGTTCCGAAACGAAATTCAAAAATCGCAGACCAAATCTAGCAGAGAGATTTCGACCCCCGAATAGGAAAGGCGCACAGGAAATGCGGCGCGGGTGAGTGGGCGCCTACCGGAAGAAGAGCCACTCGAGGAGGCGGTAGCGCTCGACGCCGGCGAAGAGGAGAGATTGAGCGGGGGCGTTGGCCCGCGGGTAGGCGAGCAGGGACAGCTTCCGCTGGATCTCCTCCATCTGCTTGGACGCCATGGCTGCTTCTCTCCGCtcaccgcggcggccggccggtgctgCTGGTGGGGATGGTAGAGATCGAACAGACGGCGACTGACCAACGAGCGAGATGGTACCAAGATTTTAATCCCCCAAATCTATTTTCCCCTCAAATCCCTTTCAAAATTCGAAGGCTTCTCGTAATTGTTTAAGcagggtcccacttgtcatatTAACTCAGGCACCCGCTAATTGGGCTGAAATTACTTTCTACTAGTTTCTACGGCCCATTGGCTTGATAGCGTGCGGGCCCAGTGGGAGGGGTCGGGGAAGAGCCGAGCGAGCGGTGCGGGGTGCGGCTCATCGTTCgccacgacgagtcgacgacgaaCCCGATGCCGCCCCACCGCGCCGGaggggccgcgggcggcggcgacacgagCGCGTTCTTCGCGGCGACGCTAGTGCTGTGGGCGGTGTCTGTGGGGTTCGAGATCGGCGTGCGGGGGCGACGTGAGCTGGCGCCCGTGGCCGCCGGCTTCGCCTTCTTCCAGGCTGCCAACGCCGCGGTCCGCGCCTCGGTCTCCCGCGACCCGCTCTTCGTCAACACCGCCGTAtccctcctccactcctccctcACCTCCGCCTCCGGTATAGATTCTCTCCCTTGCCTCCCCCAACCCCCACCCTCCGGTGCCTACCTTTTGCTACTCGGCTATGCGTCGACTGCAAGAAACCATACGATATTACGATTAATTAGGTTCCAGCATTAGATGAGTTGAGGAAAGATGAGCGCACAGTGGATTGACACTATACGATGGAGGCGATGCTTAATGCCTGTTCCTTGTAGGGGAACCAGGGCCAGCGTAGATTTAAGTACAGTTAGTTCTGCGGGTTGTTGCTTCCATGGTGGTAATGTCATTTGTGTTGGTGTCAGATTTGCTTGGTTGGAATTGTGCGAGATTGCTCGAATGCCCTATTCATGGCATATTCGTGCAGGATTCGTCAGTAGTGGCCTGTTATGGTTTCAAAGGCATATTGTGGCTTAAAATGCGCCATGTACTGCCATTGTAGGCAAATGCTGCCaagtttgttaaaaaaaagtgCATTTTGTTTTTGTGACACAAAACTGCTTGTCCCCTTTAGTACTAATCAAATGTATGCTCATTTAAGCTCTATCGCATTCTCTTTATGTACAGTGTACTCTTAAATTCAGGGCTGGCAAAGCAAAGAAGTAATGTGCAAAGCCACCGGTAACAATGTTTTGGGGGATTGTTGTGAAACTAAGTCTGTAACAGATTGACACTTACAAGTAAAATTTCTTAGCATATGATTATGACCTGTAACTTGTAAAGATGTTATACAAAATTGGAAGCACCATCAATTACATCATGTTTTTAAATCTTATAAGCTTGTTTTGACTTGATGCCATTGCATGTGCAGTTATCTTTGTTCTTGTCAATCAATGGCGTAATAAGGGCCTCGAGAACATGTTTGAGCATGAAGAACTATTTGGTGGCAGTTGGATTGGAGCATACTCTGCTCTCTGCTTTTCTTGTGGCTACTTTGCATATGACCAATTGGATATGCTCCGTTACCGTCTATACAGTGGATGGATTCCTGGAATTCTCATGCATCACCTGATCCTGCTCATTTGCTTTACACTAGCTCTGTATAGGAATGTCACAATCAACTACCTAATTCTCTCTCTTGTGTGCGAGGTACATCTATCTCTTTTTATTCTTTGGAGGCATTTAAATTTTGTTGAAAATTTGTGTTATTTTTCATGCTTGAAATACATTTATTCTTTATCGTGCCACCTTTTTTGCAAGCATTGACTTTTTTTACTCACTTGTCATCGAAGAATAAATGCATAGTGCTTTCGCAAGAGAATGCTTGTCATAGATTTTATGAGTCATTGGCCCTAAGCTGTTTTTAAGCCTCCATATTGACATCTTTGTCGCAAGTATATCCTTTGTCAGTAGATGGTCATCAGGTCATATGCATTAGCCCCAGTTTTCTTGCTATGAACCTGCAAATTTGAGTAATATGCAAATATATGTTTTCTAGATTTGCCATGCAATGTAGAAATAAGGTGGTTGGTCCATTCAGTATGACCTTGAAAAGCTATAATTATTTTCCCTGCCCGGTTGGGCTTTCAACCATTGTTGTTTGCACTTGCATCTTCATTTTATCTGGGGCACGGTGTACTGTGATAGACTTGATTGCATGTATGGTTGCACATGATCTtagagggttttttttttcatttttgcaatGGATATTTTGTTAGTTCAATTATCATACAAGCTTATTCTCCATCTTGCTAGAAGAGAAAATTATTATGTTCATTATGTCTATAAAGATCTCCagagataaataaattaatcTCAGTCTCCACTGTGTGAACTGTTTATGCCTTTGCTTAATAATTTTTCTATCAGGAGGTTTGCTTTAGCTGCAGTCGCTTATCTGAAGTTATATTCACAGAGCAGACAAACTGACAAAAGTTTATGATTGCAGCTGCACTCCATATTTTTGCATATAAGGAAAGTGAGGCGGATGGCTGGATTTCGTGATTCCAATCGGAAAGTGGTGAAGCTGGAATGGGTACTCAACTGGACGACCTTTGTGACTGCAAGGGTGGTGTGCCATATCTTGATTACATACAAACTCATCGCTGATGCCCACAAGTTTGGTAAGGGCATTGAGCTTCCGCTAGCTCTTCTTGGTATGGCAGGAATGAATCTGCTCAACATATTTTTAGGCCTCGATCTATTTAAAGCGTATGCACGAGAAAGAAATCAGCAGAGACATCAAGATTGAATGCACCTTCCCTGATGTACTCTAAATTTTAGAAGGTTATAGTTCTGTTCGTGTAAAGACAGAGAGGTATGTTTAAGTCTTGGCGCTGGAGAGTAAACCGTTTGCGTATGTATACATCTTTATGCTTCGCTACCAGAAAGTGTTCGTTGGTAGTATGTGCATTACCACATAGACATACTATTATTATTTATTAGGACAATGCTGATCGGGACATGCTTGCAGCATTATACAGATTGCAAGTAGAAAGAAGAAAATGGTATCCAACTTTTTCATCCCAAAACCTCATCTAAATTACTAAAATGCCTTTGACAACTTGTAAAATAGCCCCAGAAGGCTACGAGACACTCTTTTTTATCTTTAAACCTTATCATTTTTCACAGTGGAGTAAATCTTGTGCTTGTGCTGATGATGCATTGGCGCTGTTCTACTACGGTGAAGTTTCTTGTTACCTCATTTAGCTGTATGGATTTGAATATGGTGAGCTGGTTCCTCTTCTTAATTGTGTTGTTATCTTGCTAATTCTGAGCAAAAGACAAAAACGAAAAAATAAAGGTCCCACCGGGATTCGAACCCAGGTCGCCAGATTCAAAGTCTGGAGTGCTAACCACTACACTATGGAACCATTTGTTGCGCGTGGTCCCTTGATAGTGATAGTTATTTCGTTACAAGAGGCAGTCAGCGTATAATGGAACCCATGTTTTGTTGGTCTGGATCCATTTGGGCTCGCCAGAATGGAACACAGGGATATCCGGCGGATCCCTTGCAATAGTTTGCTGTTCTCGAAATGGCCGGATGCATTGCGAGATTATTTGAACTTTGGGAGAACAATGCAGAGGTAAAGGGTGGCTCTGGGGTGAATATCCTGCCAGATGCACGTATATGGTATGTACTGATTGGGGATCACTCGCGACCGTCTTTCCGTCTTGTTTGTGTTTCTCCAGTTTTGTTGGGCTGAAACTCTTCTATGCGTTCGTTTCTCGATGAGTAGCCATTAGTTAGGTCTGGTGAACGTGCACTTCTGTCA
This window encodes:
- the LOC101763407 gene encoding AUGMIN subunit 7 → MASKQMEEIQRKLSLLAYPRANAPAQSLLFAGVERYRLLEWLFFRLLGDRSPFTQQNWQGDSLDRDEENNRIQHLAEIANFLGITPSVDTEAIQGRGSYEERVELLRLIVDLVEASCYADNPEWSVDEQLAKDVQLVDSIAEKQAQIFSEECKLFPADVQIQSIYPLPDIAELELKLSEYTKKMSNLQQMVQELASKYDYNPNEDYAETELKLREHLQSFLETVKSFNTIYTKEIHPWTHMMEVPQLHGFGPAANRLLEAYNTLLKFLGNLRSLRDSYTAMAAGSLSASNEPSSVTKIISDCESALTFLNHSLSILSTSVAREQGETL
- the LOC101763815 gene encoding TLC domain-containing protein 2, with amino-acid sequence MPPHRAGGAAGGGDTSAFFAATLVLWAVSVGFEIGVRGRRELAPVAAGFAFFQAANAAVRASVSRDPLFVNTAVSLLHSSLTSASVIFVLVNQWRNKGLENMFEHEELFGGSWIGAYSALCFSCGYFAYDQLDMLRYRLYSGWIPGILMHHLILLICFTLALYRNVTINYLILSLVCELHSIFLHIRKVRRMAGFRDSNRKVVKLEWVLNWTTFVTARVVCHILITYKLIADAHKFGKGIELPLALLGMAGMNLLNIFLGLDLFKAYARERNQQRHQD